In the Lysinibacillus sp. PLM2 genome, one interval contains:
- a CDS encoding competence protein CoiA, translating into MLVAITDQNERFVICSSTPKAIYKKIREERAFFCPQCKQPVQFKIGDVKIPHFSHLSNSDCDLQFSEGESEAHLLGKQQLYEFFQTLQLNVELESYLPFIKQRPDLLIKTSSDKTFAIEFQCSTISKEKYLYRSKGYLDCHIIPIWIPYTPEEKYFESGITIISLNEQLRQFIQTSKTQLYLMTYHPYKKQFVYFSNLLHVKDNRYLARIQTLDLNQQLFPFYLPKKLTKLEFKQYFKTYVDTKKQFLKYRLHFSRNGVNDLFLRSLYELRLTMSSLPNFIGVPVQGNESMKKFAVEWQAALFYFLQLSGCDYESIERQDFIHFLKWARIDLSDRTIATVHEYCNLIKNLSIHHVNDSVDDGKLIDVLYDQFLALNNGN; encoded by the coding sequence ATGCTTGTAGCGATAACAGATCAAAATGAACGATTTGTTATATGTTCGAGCACGCCCAAAGCGATATATAAAAAGATTCGTGAAGAGAGAGCCTTTTTTTGTCCTCAATGTAAACAACCTGTTCAATTTAAAATTGGCGATGTAAAAATCCCGCATTTTTCACATTTATCCAATAGTGATTGTGATTTACAATTTTCAGAAGGTGAATCAGAGGCGCATTTATTAGGTAAACAGCAATTGTATGAATTCTTTCAAACACTTCAGTTGAATGTGGAATTAGAAAGTTATTTACCTTTCATTAAACAAAGGCCTGATTTATTAATAAAAACGAGTAGTGACAAAACCTTCGCTATTGAATTTCAATGTAGTACCATTTCAAAAGAAAAATACCTATATAGAAGTAAGGGCTATCTGGATTGTCATATTATCCCGATATGGATTCCTTATACACCAGAAGAAAAGTACTTTGAAAGTGGTATTACTATAATTTCCTTAAACGAACAACTTCGTCAGTTTATCCAAACCTCTAAAACCCAGCTTTATTTAATGACTTACCATCCATATAAAAAGCAATTTGTATATTTTTCAAACCTACTACATGTAAAAGATAATCGCTACCTTGCTAGAATCCAAACACTTGATTTAAATCAACAATTATTTCCGTTTTATTTGCCAAAGAAGTTGACGAAACTTGAATTTAAACAATATTTTAAAACATATGTTGATACAAAGAAGCAATTTTTAAAATATCGTCTCCATTTCAGTAGAAATGGGGTAAACGATCTTTTTTTAAGAAGTCTTTACGAGTTACGTTTAACAATGAGCTCTCTTCCGAATTTTATAGGTGTCCCCGTTCAAGGGAATGAAAGCATGAAGAAGTTTGCAGTTGAATGGCAAGCGGCGCTATTTTATTTTTTGCAGTTGAGTGGGTGCGATTATGAATCTATTGAAAGACAAGATTTTATACACTTCTTAAAATGGGCAAGGATTGACCTATCAGATAGAACTATCGCTACAGTCCATGAATACTGCAATCTAATAAAAAACCTTTCCATTCATCATGTAAATGATTCAGTTGATGATGGGAAGCTCATTGACGTGTTATACGACCAATTTCTTGCATTAAATAATGGAAATTGA
- the fabHA gene encoding 3-oxoacyl-[acyl-carrier-protein] synthase 3 protein 1, producing the protein MNAGIISISKYVPDKVITNFDLEKTIDTSDEWIRTRTGIEERRIAEGEETSDLAYKAAQKALESAEITADQVGLILVATVTPDRAFPSVACQIQERLEAKNAAAMDVSAACSGFIYALATAKQFVESNTYDYVLIVGVEKLSKITDWNDRNTAVLFGDGATAAVIGKVSEGRGILSFELGADGTGGKHLFLNDDRYISMNGREVFKFAVRQMGESAVSVIEKAGLTKEDVDFLVPHQANIRIMEASRERLELPEEKLSKRIHKYGNTSSASIGIALFDELEAGKIKDEDIVVLVGFGGGLTWGAAVIKWGK; encoded by the coding sequence ATGAACGCAGGAATTATTAGTATTTCTAAATACGTTCCAGATAAAGTAATTACAAATTTTGATCTAGAAAAAACGATTGATACAAGTGATGAATGGATCCGTACGAGAACAGGTATAGAAGAAAGAAGAATTGCAGAAGGTGAAGAAACTTCTGATTTAGCATATAAAGCAGCTCAAAAAGCTCTAGAATCAGCTGAAATAACAGCAGATCAAGTTGGCTTAATATTAGTAGCGACAGTGACTCCTGACCGTGCATTCCCAAGTGTAGCATGTCAAATTCAAGAACGACTTGAAGCAAAAAATGCAGCTGCGATGGATGTTTCTGCTGCTTGCTCTGGTTTTATTTATGCCCTTGCAACTGCTAAACAATTTGTTGAAAGTAACACTTATGATTATGTACTAATCGTAGGAGTTGAAAAACTTTCCAAAATTACAGACTGGAATGATCGTAATACAGCAGTACTGTTTGGAGATGGTGCTACTGCAGCGGTTATTGGAAAAGTATCAGAGGGGCGCGGTATTCTATCCTTTGAATTAGGTGCTGACGGTACGGGTGGCAAACATTTATTTTTAAATGACGATCGTTACATCAGTATGAATGGACGTGAAGTATTTAAATTTGCAGTTCGTCAAATGGGAGAATCTGCAGTATCAGTAATCGAAAAAGCAGGCTTAACGAAAGAAGATGTTGACTTCTTAGTTCCACACCAAGCGAATATACGTATTATGGAAGCATCTCGTGAACGTTTAGAATTACCTGAGGAAAAATTATCTAAACGCATTCATAAATATGGAAATACATCAAGTGCCTCTATTGGTATAGCATTATTTGATGAATTAGAAGCTGGCAAAATTAAAGACGAGGATATTGTTGTATTAGTAGGTTTTGGTGGTGGCCTAACTTGGGGCGCAGCTGTCATAAAATGGGGAAAATAA
- the trpS gene encoding tryptophan--tRNA ligase — MKNIFSGVQPTGVITLGNYIGAFMQFPALQDEGRTVYCIVDEHAITVPQDPNELSSNIRTLAATYLATGIDPEKSILFIQSEVPAHAQAGWILQCVASIGELERMTQFKDKSNGKESVSAGLLTYPPLMAADILLYNTHVVPVGDDQKQHIELTRDLAERFNKRYGEVFVIPEIQLPKAGARIKSLQEPTKKMSKSDTNTKATIRFLDTPKQIEKKIKSAVTDSDGFVAYDEVNKPGVSNLLTIESAVTGQTIDSLVKKYDGLGYGAFKEGVATSLIEHLTPIQARFNELIDSPELDQILDEGAKKANEIAQSTLKKMESAMGLGRKRR; from the coding sequence GTGAAAAACATTTTCTCAGGAGTTCAACCAACAGGAGTTATTACATTAGGAAATTATATCGGAGCATTTATGCAATTCCCTGCTTTGCAGGATGAAGGACGTACGGTTTATTGTATCGTTGATGAACATGCAATAACAGTTCCTCAAGATCCAAATGAGCTTAGCAGTAACATTCGCACCCTTGCTGCAACTTATTTAGCTACTGGAATCGATCCAGAAAAATCAATTTTATTTATCCAATCTGAAGTCCCAGCTCATGCACAAGCCGGCTGGATTTTACAATGCGTAGCAAGCATTGGTGAATTAGAACGTATGACTCAATTTAAAGATAAATCAAATGGTAAAGAATCTGTATCAGCAGGTTTATTAACTTACCCACCATTAATGGCAGCAGATATCTTATTATACAATACTCACGTTGTTCCAGTTGGAGATGATCAAAAACAACATATTGAATTAACACGTGACCTTGCAGAACGATTTAACAAACGCTACGGTGAGGTTTTCGTTATCCCAGAAATTCAACTTCCTAAAGCAGGTGCACGAATTAAGTCGTTACAAGAACCAACGAAAAAAATGAGTAAATCTGATACGAATACAAAAGCAACAATACGTTTCTTAGACACACCAAAACAAATTGAAAAGAAAATCAAGTCTGCTGTTACAGATTCAGATGGATTTGTAGCTTACGACGAAGTGAATAAACCAGGTGTTTCGAATCTATTAACAATAGAGTCAGCCGTAACAGGGCAAACAATTGATAGCCTTGTTAAAAAATACGATGGTCTAGGTTATGGTGCCTTCAAAGAAGGTGTAGCAACAAGTTTAATCGAACATTTAACACCTATTCAAGCGCGCTTTAATGAGCTTATTGATTCTCCAGAGCTTGACCAAATATTAGATGAAGGCGCCAAAAAAGCAAATGAAATTGCTCAAAGTACTCTTAAGAAAATGGAGAGCGCGATGGGATTAGGTCGAAAACGACGATAA
- the spxA_2 gene encoding regulatory protein Spx — MIVTLFTSPSCTSCRKAKAWLEEHEIPYRERNIFSEPLTIGEIKEILRMTEDGTDEIISTRSKIFQKLNVDVESLPLQQLYELIQEYPGLLRRPIIIDEKRLQVGYNEDEIRRFLPRKVRAFQLLEAQRMVN; from the coding sequence GTGATTGTAACACTATTTACATCACCTAGCTGCACATCATGTAGAAAAGCTAAAGCGTGGTTAGAAGAACACGAAATTCCATATAGAGAACGAAATATTTTTTCTGAGCCTTTAACGATCGGTGAGATAAAAGAAATTTTAAGAATGACTGAGGACGGAACAGATGAAATTATTTCTACGCGATCAAAAATATTCCAAAAGTTAAATGTAGACGTAGAAAGTTTACCACTACAACAACTATACGAGTTAATTCAAGAATATCCAGGTCTATTACGTAGACCGATTATTATTGATGAGAAACGTTTACAAGTTGGCTACAATGAAGATGAGATTCGTCGATTCCTTCCAAGAAAGGTCCGTGCCTTTCAATTACTTGAAGCTCAACGTATGGTTAACTAA
- the mecA1 gene encoding adapter protein MecA 1, whose product MDIERVNENTLKLFISYRDIEDRGYSKEEIWYNRAKGEELFWDMIGEINTEEYFDLEGPIWIHVNASEQGLEVIVTRANFNSDGESSLLSGFDENRDGTEQKLKDSMFDSVDEDTMNGNHSVQSIVTYKFKDFDEVIPVAKRLVSFDIPSSLYKYDNSYYVAVDFTEVEEKSKRQNIKAILNEFLTSSKMTIYRLQEYGEEIMKDHCFETVIQYFD is encoded by the coding sequence ATGGACATCGAACGCGTGAATGAAAATACACTAAAACTCTTTATATCTTATCGTGATATTGAAGATCGTGGGTATAGTAAGGAAGAAATTTGGTACAACAGAGCAAAAGGCGAGGAACTTTTTTGGGATATGATTGGCGAAATAAACACTGAAGAGTACTTTGATCTTGAAGGACCAATTTGGATACATGTAAATGCGTCTGAACAAGGCCTAGAAGTTATTGTTACCCGTGCCAATTTTAATAGTGATGGCGAATCAAGTCTACTCTCAGGCTTTGATGAAAACCGAGATGGTACAGAACAAAAGCTAAAAGATTCAATGTTTGATTCAGTTGATGAAGATACGATGAATGGAAATCATTCTGTACAAAGTATCGTCACATACAAGTTTAAAGATTTTGATGAAGTAATTCCAGTTGCAAAACGTCTCGTTTCTTTCGATATACCTTCTTCTTTATATAAATATGACAATAGTTACTATGTTGCAGTAGATTTCACTGAAGTTGAAGAAAAATCTAAACGCCAAAATATTAAGGCGATATTGAACGAGTTTTTAACAAGCTCAAAAATGACGATTTATCGACTTCAAGAGTATGGTGAAGAAATTATGAAAGATCACTGCTTTGAAACTGTCATTCAATATTTCGATTAG
- the pepF_1 gene encoding oligoendopeptidase F — translation MAKKVLTRDEVPVELTWDLSTIFTSDDEWEQEFKEIEKLVPESEKFKGKVTESAKSLYETLQFSDKLSERFGRLYVYSHLKHDQDTTNSKYQAMDGRVRSLGAKLAAAWSFTTPEILSVDEETINGYLKEYEPLQLYAQMLKELNLQRPHVLSADKEEMLAQFSEVTSASGGTFSALNNADLQFPVIKNDEGEDVELTHGNYISFLESYNRDVRRDAFKAMYETYGQFKNTFASTLSGNVKAHNVNARIRKYSSARQAAMSNNHIPEKVYDQLISTIHEFLPVLHRYIALRKKVLGVEELHMYDLFVPLVKEMKIEMPYEKAKETMVKSFEPLGEEYQSIVQKGLESRWVDVLENKGKRSGAYSSGTYGTNPYVLMNWQDNLNNLFTLAHEFGHSMHSYFTTKNQPFPYADYSIFVAEVASTCNEELLFDYLLKTTEDEQLKIYLLNHWLDGFRSTVFRQTMFAEFEHIVHEMDARGEAITAEGLTTIYYDLNKQYFGDEITIDEEIGLEWARIPHFYYNYYVYQYATGQSAATALSKQILEEGKPAVDRYINNFLKAGCSDFPIEVLKAAGVDMESPQPISEACKVFEEKLAELESLLLK, via the coding sequence ATGGCGAAAAAGGTTTTAACACGTGATGAAGTACCCGTTGAATTAACATGGGACTTATCAACAATTTTTACTTCTGATGATGAATGGGAACAAGAGTTTAAAGAGATTGAAAAATTAGTACCAGAATCAGAAAAATTTAAAGGGAAAGTTACAGAAAGTGCAAAAAGCTTATATGAAACATTGCAATTTAGTGATAAATTATCAGAACGCTTTGGCAGACTTTATGTTTATAGTCACTTAAAGCATGATCAGGATACGACAAACAGTAAATACCAAGCAATGGATGGAAGAGTTCGATCATTAGGTGCGAAACTAGCTGCAGCATGGTCATTTACAACACCAGAAATACTATCTGTGGATGAGGAAACAATAAACGGTTATTTAAAAGAATATGAACCATTACAATTATATGCACAAATGTTAAAAGAGTTAAACCTACAGAGACCACATGTTTTAAGTGCTGATAAAGAGGAAATGTTAGCACAGTTCTCAGAAGTCACAAGTGCTTCTGGTGGAACGTTTAGTGCATTAAATAATGCGGATCTACAATTTCCTGTAATTAAAAATGATGAAGGCGAAGATGTTGAATTAACACATGGGAATTATATTTCATTTTTAGAAAGCTACAACCGTGATGTTCGACGTGACGCATTCAAAGCGATGTATGAGACATATGGTCAGTTTAAAAATACATTTGCTTCAACACTTTCAGGGAATGTCAAAGCACATAATGTAAATGCTCGTATTCGTAAATATAGTTCAGCTAGACAGGCAGCAATGAGCAATAATCATATTCCTGAAAAAGTGTATGACCAATTAATTTCCACAATTCATGAATTTTTACCAGTACTACATCGATATATAGCCCTTCGTAAAAAAGTGTTAGGTGTAGAAGAGCTTCATATGTATGATTTATTCGTTCCTTTAGTAAAAGAAATGAAAATTGAAATGCCATACGAAAAAGCAAAAGAAACAATGGTAAAAAGTTTTGAGCCACTAGGTGAAGAATATCAATCCATCGTTCAAAAAGGTTTAGAAAGCCGCTGGGTAGATGTTCTTGAGAATAAAGGGAAAAGAAGTGGCGCTTACTCATCAGGAACTTATGGTACAAACCCATACGTATTAATGAATTGGCAAGATAATTTAAATAATTTGTTTACATTAGCACATGAATTTGGTCATAGTATGCATAGCTACTTCACAACGAAAAATCAACCATTCCCATATGCAGATTACTCGATTTTTGTTGCAGAAGTAGCCTCTACTTGTAACGAAGAGCTACTATTCGATTATTTGCTAAAAACAACTGAAGATGAGCAACTAAAAATTTACTTGTTAAATCACTGGTTAGATGGATTTAGAAGCACGGTGTTCCGTCAAACGATGTTTGCAGAATTTGAACATATTGTGCATGAAATGGATGCACGTGGTGAAGCGATCACTGCAGAGGGATTAACGACGATTTACTATGATTTAAACAAGCAATATTTTGGTGATGAAATTACAATTGATGAAGAAATTGGTTTAGAATGGGCTCGTATTCCACACTTCTACTACAATTACTATGTATACCAATATGCGACTGGACAAAGTGCAGCAACAGCATTAAGTAAGCAGATTTTAGAAGAGGGTAAACCCGCAGTCGATCGATATATTAACAACTTCTTAAAAGCGGGATGCTCTGATTTC
- a CDS encoding 3-oxoacyl-[acyl-carrier-protein] synthase 2, whose product MKRRVVITGIGAVTPLGNTVEETWANVKAGKSGVGPLTRIDAEKFSAKVAAEVKDFDIEQYIERKEARKMDRFTHYALASAMMAVKDANLEITDANANRIGVWIGSGIGGMETYENQFVTFQERGARRVSPFFVPMMIPDMASGQVSIYLGAKGINSCTVTACASGTNSIGDAFKVIQRGDADAMITGGAEAPIVNMAVAGFCASTALSLNQDPATASRPFDADRDGFVIGEGAGVLVIEEYEFAKARGAKIYAEIVGYGSTGDAYHITAPAPNGEGAARAIQQALNDGGIDPTLVGYINAHGTSTQYNDLFETQAVKSVFGEHAYKLAMSSTKSMTGHLLGAAGGLEAIITALALKESILPPTINLTNPDPECDLDYVPGVAREASIEYAMSNSLGFGGHNASLLFKKFEE is encoded by the coding sequence ATGAAACGTAGAGTAGTCATAACTGGTATTGGCGCAGTAACACCTCTAGGTAATACAGTGGAAGAAACGTGGGCAAACGTGAAAGCTGGAAAATCTGGAGTAGGGCCCTTAACACGAATTGATGCTGAGAAATTCTCGGCAAAAGTCGCTGCAGAAGTTAAAGATTTTGATATTGAACAGTATATTGAACGCAAGGAAGCAAGAAAAATGGATCGTTTTACTCATTATGCTCTTGCTTCAGCTATGATGGCAGTAAAGGATGCTAACTTAGAAATTACAGATGCTAATGCGAACCGAATAGGTGTATGGATTGGTTCAGGGATTGGCGGTATGGAAACATACGAAAATCAATTTGTAACATTCCAGGAGCGTGGAGCACGTCGAGTAAGTCCATTCTTCGTTCCGATGATGATTCCAGATATGGCATCAGGTCAAGTATCGATTTATTTGGGTGCAAAAGGTATTAATTCATGTACTGTTACTGCATGTGCCTCTGGAACAAACTCTATTGGTGATGCATTTAAGGTAATCCAACGTGGTGATGCAGATGCGATGATCACAGGTGGCGCAGAAGCACCAATCGTGAATATGGCTGTCGCAGGATTCTGTGCAAGTACTGCATTATCATTAAATCAAGATCCTGCTACTGCGTCACGTCCATTTGATGCAGATCGTGATGGTTTTGTTATTGGTGAAGGAGCGGGCGTATTAGTAATTGAGGAATATGAATTTGCTAAAGCGCGCGGTGCGAAAATCTATGCTGAGATCGTTGGTTACGGTTCAACAGGTGATGCATATCATATTACTGCTCCAGCTCCTAATGGAGAAGGTGCGGCACGTGCCATCCAACAAGCGTTAAATGATGGTGGTATTGATCCAACTTTAGTTGGCTATATTAATGCTCACGGAACTAGTACACAGTATAACGATTTATTTGAAACGCAAGCAGTTAAGTCTGTATTTGGAGAACATGCATATAAATTAGCCATGAGTTCTACAAAATCAATGACAGGTCATTTATTAGGTGCCGCAGGAGGACTTGAAGCAATCATTACTGCGTTAGCACTTAAAGAGAGTATCTTACCTCCAACAATAAATCTGACGAATCCAGATCCTGAATGTGATCTAGATTATGTACCAGGTGTTGCTCGAGAAGCAAGCATTGAGTATGCAATGAGCAATTCATTAGGCTTTGGTGGTCACAATGCAAGCTTATTATTTAAAAAATTTGAAGAGTAA